The following DNA comes from Clostridia bacterium.
AGACAGAGAAATAGTTGACGGTAAACTTCCTGAAACTTATTTCGACCTTGAAATTACAGTTCCTGCAGATAAAAAAATGCTTGGTAAAATTATCGATGCTTGTATAAGAGAGCATGGCACAACTGATACAGTAAGCGTTCTTGACGAGATTAAAGCCCTTGGTTTTAAATACTCTACAAGAGGTGCTGTAACAGTAAGTGTATCCGATATGGTTGTACCGGGCGAAAAGAAAGGCTTTATCGACGAAGCAGAAAAGAACGTTTTGGAAATTACAAAACAGTTTAGACGTGGGCTTATCTCTGACGAAGAAAGATATAATCTTGTTATCGAAGAGTGGACAAAAACTACCGATAAGGTTACAAAAGCCCTTATGAACGGTCTTGACAAGTTCAACCCTATCTTTATGATGGCGAACTCAGGAGCGAGGGGTAGTGTTAACCAGATTAGACAGCTTGCAGGTATGCGTGGTCTTATGGCTAACACAACAGGTAAGGCTATTGAAATTCCAATCAGAGCGAACTTCCGTGAAGGTCTTAACATATTAGAATACTTTATCTCCACCCGTGGTGCGAGAAAAGGTCTTGCCGATACAGCGTTAAGAACTGCCGATTCAGGTTACTTAACAAGAAGACTTGTTGACGTATCTCAGGATATAATTATCCGTGCTGACGACTGTGGAACCGACGAAGGTATCATTATAAATGATATTATGGACGGAAACAGAGTATTGGAATCTTTAGAAGAAAGATTAAGAGGAAGATATGTTTTAGAAGACCTTGTTCATCCTGAAACAGGCGAAATCTTAGTTGATAAAGATACTATGATTAATGAAGCCATCGCTAAGAAAATCTGCGATGCAGGTATTAAAGAAGTTAAAATACGTTCAGTGCTTGGTTGCCACTTAAGACACGGTGTATGTGCTAAGTGTTACGGTAAAAACCTTGCAACTAACGAAAAAGTTAATATAGGCGAATCTGTTGGTATTATCGCTGCTCAGTCCATCGGGGAACCTGGTACTCAGCTTACAATGAGAACCTTCCACTCTGGTGGTGTTGCGGGAGACGATATCACTCAGGGTCTTCCAAGAATTGAAGAATTATTCGAAGCAAGAAGACCTAAGAAATTTGCGATTATTTCTGACCTTGACGGTAAAGTTTCTTATTCTGAATCTAAGAAGAAGAGAGAAATCACAGTTACTGCAGAAGACGGTCAGGCAGAAACATATCAGATAGCCTACGGATATGAAACAAAGGTAAAAGACGGCGACTTTATTAAAAAAGGCGACCCTATTACCGGAGGTTCAATCTATCCTCACGATATATTAAGAGTTCAGGGTCCTGAAGCAGTATGGAAATATCTATTAAAAGAAGTTCAGATGGTTTACAGAAATCAGGGCGTTGATATCAACGATAAACACGTTGAAGTTATCGTAAGACAAATGATGAGAAAAGTTAAAGTTGAAGATAACGGTGATTCTTCATTCTTAACAGGAAGCCTTGTTGACACATTGGAATTTGCAAGTGTAAATGAAGAACTTATAAAAGAAGGAAAAATTCCTGCAAAGGGCAGTGTAATGCTTTTAGGTATTACAAAAGCATCTTTGGCAACAGATTCATTCCTTTCTGCAGCATCATTCCAGGAAACAACAAGAGTTCTTACAGAAGCAGCCATCAAAGGTAAATGCGATCCGCTTATCGGCTTAAAAGAAAACGTTATTATCGGTAAACTTATTCCTGCCGGTACAGGTATGAATATTTACAGAGATTTCGGTTATCATATAAATTCAGATGAAGTGGAAGAAACTGAAGAAATTGCTGAATAAAAAACTTGTTGACTTTTTAAAAATAATAGGTTAAAATATTAAATTGGTGGGATTCTGCGATGGCAGAATTCCCGCCTAAGAGGTTTTAAAATGCTTGATGAGTTAAAAAATTCAAAAAAACTTGTTGGTATAAAGCAATCATTAAAGGCGATAGATAAGGATATCGTCTTAAAACTGTTTATTGCAAAGGATGCTGACCCTGCGCTTACAGGGGTTGTTAAAGACCTTTATGAGAAAAAGGGTATTGATATAGAATTTATCGAAACATCCATAGAACTCGGCAAGGCGTGTGGAATAAATATCGGCGCTGCCTGTGCTGTAATTATCAAATGATTTAAAGTTTTTACTTTTGTAAACTTTAGATATATATACTAAACATAGGAGGTGAAATAAAAAGATGCCTACATTTAACCAGTTGGTAAGAAAAGGAAGAAAGTCACTTAATAAAAAGTCTACTGCTCCTGCTCTTCAGAAAGGTTTAAACACCCTTAAGAAACTACCTACTGACCAGAGTTCTCCACAAAAGAGAGGTGTTTGTACATCAGTTAAAACTACAACACCTAAAAAGCCTAACTCAGCTTTAAGAAAAATTGCCAGAGTAAGACTTACAAACGGAATCGAAGTTTCTTCATACATTCCTGGTATCGGTCATAACTTACAGGAACACAGTGTTGTTCTTATAAGAGGTGGTAGAGTTAAGGACCTTCCTGGTGTTCGTTACCATATCATCAGAGGTACACTTGATACCGCAGGTGTTGCTAACAGAAACCAGTCCAGGTCTAAATACGGTGCGAAAAGACCTAAAGCTGCTAAATAATGTCAGCTAAAAACTAAACTAATTAAAATTATTAAAAGGTTATAGGTGTCTTAGTGCTTTTTAGTTTATTATGCGATAAATAACAAGATTTTTCGGAATACTTTGGCATTTTAGAAGTATTTCGTTAAAGTTCTTATTATATATATACGTATTTGATAAGCGCATTAAAAAGTGCTAACAGTGAATTTGTCATTGAGTACCTGCGATAACCATTTATTGCGAAAGGGGGAAGTAAAGTGCCAAGAAAAGGTAATATTCCAAAAAGAGAAGTTCTGCCTGATCCACTTTACAATGATGTAGTTGTTACAAAACTAATTAACAACATAATGTTAGACGGTAAGAAGGGTGTTGCTCAGAAGATCGTTTATGATGCATTCGACATTGTAAAAGAAAAATCAGGTAAAGAAGCTATTGAAGTTTTCAACGAGGCTATGAACAACATTATGCCACTTCTTGAAGTAAAAGCAAGAAGAGTCGGCGGTGCTACTTATCAAGTACCAATGGAAGTTAGACCTGAAAGAAAACAGACTCTTGGATTACGTTGGTTAACAACTTATTCAAGAAACAGAAATGAAAGAACAATGCGTGAAAGACTTGCTGCAGAAATCCTTGATGCTGCTAACGGTACAGGTGGTGCAGTTAAGAAACGTGAAGATACTCACAAAATGGCTGAAGCTAACAAAGCTTTTGCACATTACAGATGGTAATTTTAACTTTTTACCAAAGAGTATTAGTATGAAGATTAGGTCATCTATCCGGTTTTATACCGGATGGGCCTTATATATTTACTTTGTAAATAGGAGGAAATGTTTGTGCCAAGAGAATTTAGTTTAGAAAAAACAAGAAATATTGGTATTATGGCACACATTGACGCTGGTAAAACCACAACTACCGAAAGAATTTTATATTACACAGGTAGAGTTCATAAAGTTGGTGAAACTCACGAGGGTGGAGCAACTATGGACTGGATGGAACAGGAACAGGAAAGAGGTATTACAATTACTTCTGCTGCTACCACAGCTCAATGGAAGGGTCATAGAATCAATATCATAGATACTCCTGGACACGTTGACTTCACAGTTGAAGTTGAACGTTCCCTTAGAGTTCTTGACGGTTCTGTTACTGTATTCTGCGCAAAGGGCGGAGTTGAACCACAGTCAGAAACCGTATGGCGTCAGGCTGATAAATACGGGGTTCCTCGTATGGCTTACGTTAATAAAATGGACATTATGGGTGCAGATTTTTATAACGTTGTATCCATGATGAAAGACAGATTATCTTGTAATGCTGTTCCTATTCAGTTACCTATCGGTTCAGAAGATACATTCAAAGGTATTATCGACTTAGTTGAAATGAATGCCGATGTATACTATGACGAAATGGGTAATGATATGCGTGTGGAAGAAATTCCTGCGGATATGAAAGATAAAGCAGATGAATACAGAAATAATCTTTTAGAATCAGTTGCTGAACTTGATGAAGACCTTATGATGAAATATTTAGAAGGCGAAGAAATCACAACTGACGAAATTAAGAAAGTATTAAGACAGGCTACAATTGATAACAAAATTGTTCCTGTACTATGTGGTACTTCTTACAGAAACAAAGGTGTTCAGAAACTTCTTGACGCAGTTGTTGACTTTATGCCTGCTCCGGTTGATATCCCTGCTATTAAAGGTATCATCCCTGGAACAGAAATAGAAGAAGACAGACCTGCTGATGATAACGCTCCTTTCTCAGCGTTAGCATTCAAAATTATGACTGACCCTTATGTTGGTAGACTTTGTTTCTTCAGAGTTTATTCCGGTACTTTAAAATCAGGTTCCGGTCTGCTTAACTCTACTAAGAATAATAAAGAAAGAATCGGAAGAATTCTTCAGATGCACGCTAATCACAGAGAAGATATCGAAATGGTTTACTCTGGTGATATCGCTGCCGGTGTTGGTTTCAAAAACACAACTACCGGGGACACATTATGTGATGAAAACCATCCGATTATATTAGAATCAATGGAATTCCCTGAACCAGTTATCAGAGTTGCCATTGAGCCTAAAACAAAAGCAGGTCAGGAAAAAATGGGTATTGCCCTTTCCAAACTTGCTGAAGAAGACCCAACATTTAAAACATACACAGACGATGAAACAGGTCAAACTATCATCGCAGGTATGGGTGAACTTCATCTTGAAATTATCGTTGACAGATTGTTAAGAGAATTCAAAGTTGAAGCAAATGTTGGTAAACCTCAGGTTTCTTACAAAGAAACTATCAGAAAACCTGTTAAAATTGAACACAAATACGCAAGACAGTCCGGTGGTAAAGGTCAGTACGGTCATGTTCATCTTGAACTTATCCCTCAGGAACCAGGCACAGGATACAGTTTTGAAAACAAAATTGTCGGTGGTGCTATTCCTAAGGAATACATCCCTGCTGTTGACGCTGGTGTTCAGGGCGCTATGGAAAGCGGTGTGCTTGCAGGCTATAACGTAGTTGACGTTAAGGTTGTATTATACGATGGTTCTTACCACGAAGTCGATTCATCTGAAATGGCGTTTAAAATTGCCGGTTCAATGGCATTCAAAGAAGGTTCTAAAAAGGCTGAACCAGTTCTACTAGAACCTATTATGAAGGTTGTTGTTGTTGTTCCTGAAGATTACATGGGCGACGTTATCGGTGATATCAACTCAAGAAGAGGTAGACTTGAAGGTATGGAAGCTCGTCAGGGCGCTCAGCAGATCAATGCGTTCGTTCCACTATCTGAAATGTTTGGTTACGCTACAGACCTTCGTTCTAAAACTCAGGGTAGAGGTAACTATTCTATGGAACCATCTCACTACGAAGAAGTTCCAAAATCAGTTGGTGAAAAAATTATTTCTGCAAGAACTAATAAAGCCGAATAAAAGTCTTGCATTTTACTAAAAAATTTATTATAATGTAAATACAAATTTTTCTATAAGGGAGGAAATTACAATGGCAAAAGCAAAATTCGAAAGAACTAAGCCCCACGTTAACATTGGTACTATCGGTCACGTTGACCATGGTAAAACAACTTTAACAGCGGCTATTACAAAAGTTTTAAGTTTAAAGGGCCAGGCTGAATTCTCAGCTTACGATAATATCGATAAGGCTCCTGAAGAAAGAGAAAGAGGTATCACTATCTCTACAGCTCACGTTGAGTACGAAACTGACAACCGTCACTACGCTCACGTTGACTGCCCTGGACACGCCGACTATGTTAAAAACATGATCACAGGTGCTGCTCAGATGGACGGTGCTATCCTTGTTGTTTCTGCTGCTGACGGTCCAATGCCTCAGACAAAAGAACACATTCTTCTATCTCGTCAGGTTGGTGTTCCTTACATCGTTGTATTCATGAACAAAGCTGACCAGGTTGATGACGAAGAATTATTAGAATTAGTTGAAATGGAAATCAGAGAATTACTTTCTGAATATGAATTCCCTGGAGATGATACTCCAATCGTTAAAGGTTCAGGTCTAAAAGTTCTTGAATCTACATCTACTGATCCAAACGCTCCAGAATACGCTTGTATTCTTGAACTTATGGCTGAAGTTGACGCTTACATCCCTACACCTGAAAGAAAAGCTGACTTACCATTCTTAATGCCTGTCGAAGACGTATTCTCTATCACAGGTCGTGGTACTGTTGCTACAGGTAGAGTTGAAAGAGGTCAGTTAAAAGTTTCTGAAGAAGTTGAAATCGTTGGTTTAACAGACGAATCAAGAAAAGTTGTTGTTACTGGTATCGAAATGTTCAGAAAACTTCTTGACTATGCTGAAGCTGGTGATAACATCGGTGTTCTTCTAAGAGGTGTTCAGAGAACTGAAATCGAAAGAGGTCAGGTTCTTGCTAAACCAGGTTCAATCACTCCTCACAAGAAGTTCCAGGCTCAGGTTTACGTTCTAAATAAGGACGAAGGTGGTAGACATACACCATTCTTCAACAACTACAGACCTCAGTTCTATTTCAGAACAACTGACGTTACAGGTCTTATCACATTACCAGAAGGCACAGAAATGTGTATGCCTGGTGATAACGTTGAAATGACTGTTGAACTTATCACACCAATCGCTATCGAAGAAGGATTAAGATTCGCTATTCGTGAAGGTGGTAGAACAGTTGGTTCTGGTGCTGTTACAGCAATCGTTGAATAATTAAATATTCACATATAAAGAGAGCAGATTTTATATCTGCTTTCTTTTTTGTTGTCATTGAAAAAATGAATGTAATGTGATATAATGATTTCATCGAAGATGAAATCAGCGATATAAATCTCTTGCGAGATTTTCGATATGTTCCTGACACAACTCGATATGCCTTGCGGCTCGATATGTTGCTTACGCAACGTGAATTAAAGGGGGAAAATAAAATGTGGCCTTTTATAAAAAAGAAGAAAAATGTTTCTGAAATATTTGAGCATAAATATTATGTGAATGATAAAATATCTGACTCGCCAAAGTATGATTTAGCAATGCTTTATGAGAGATGTGTAGAGGAAATGACTCTGCAACAGGCAAAAAGAGACCAGATTTTTACTCTTTATCTTGCTATGTTTTCATTTCTTGTGCCATTCGCACTATCTACTGCAGGTATAGGGGATATCGCAAAAGGCGCAATATTTATCGCCCTTGCCATAATAGGCTGGATGTTTGCCTTAATTATAGAAAGATACCGTATCTATAAAGAATCATATTGGTTATGCTGCCAGGCAATTACATGCCTTATGAGTTTTAAAGAGGGGTCTATCGATAAAAAAACAGTTCAGGCAGTTTATTACAGTTGTCTTTTTAAAAAAGGCGAAAAATACATAGACAAAAAAAATAATAAATATAAAAGACTGGACTTTTATAAAGGAAATATCTTCAGCGGAGAAACAATTTATTATCTTATCCATTCCTTTATAACATCCATTATGGTTTTTCTGGGAATTAACCAGATGTTTTATAATAATTCTAAAATTTCTGAGAGTTTACTTAATATATCAGGCATACTGTGTGCATTTATAGTTTTTGTTATACTTACAATCTTTTATTTTGAGCGTTTGCTTGAAGTTTACTCAGTTTTAGTTGAAAATACTGAAAAAGCATTTAACAAGGCATTCTCAAAAGCGTGGTTCTTACATTTTTATATGGAAAACTCTAAATATTCCTTAGTAACTGTGGATAATACTTTGGGAAGAGTTTTAAAAAGAGAAATAGATGACCTTAAAACCTTTGTTCATCATATTAAAGACGCAGAATCTTTAGAAATTAAAGAAAGCGAAAACGGTTATCGCATATTTATTGTATGCCACGGTGCTGTTTGTGTTAATGACGATAATACTCTTTATGAAAAAGGCGTGTGTGCGTTTACCCATAAAGAAGATATTAATATAAAATCGATGGACGATTCAGTTGTTCTTGAAATAAATGTCATAAACATCAAAGAAGAAAACAATTTGAAACTTCCATACTTTAAAAATTATGTCCAAAATAAAAATTTTGAAATATTAGAAGAGGGTATTGTTCCGTGTATTAAAATTGAAACTCTGAATTTAGGAACACCTAAGATAAAAGAATATAACAAAAATACTCTAAGTGAAAGATTTATATATTCCTTTGATGATAACGAATGTATTTTGGAAATTGACGAAGAACTCATTAAATTAGGGCAAAATACATTATTTCATATTCCTTATAATAAAAAGTTTAAGGTAATCGTTTGCGAAAAACAAAAAGCACACGGTATGATTATAGAATATAAAAGGTAACTGTAAAATTGTTACACAATTATTTCCATAATTTTAAAATAATTACGGATATATTTCAATTGTGTAAAAAAGGTTGATTTTTTAAAAAAGTTATAATAGAATGTTCTCGAACAGAAAAAAGAGCCTTTTTTAAAAAAGAATGAAAAATATTTTTTATTCTTTTAAAAGATTTATCAAAAGGGTGTAAAACAAGGGAGTTTATCCTGCAAAAAGGATAAAAAGTCAAAAAAGATACAGTATCATTACAATTATGTTACAATCATTGACACCTTGAAAAAACTTTGGTAAAATTGGTATAAACAAAGATAAGGCTTTCTGTTTTATCTTGCGCCGAA
Coding sequences within:
- the tuf gene encoding elongation factor Tu; protein product: MAKAKFERTKPHVNIGTIGHVDHGKTTLTAAITKVLSLKGQAEFSAYDNIDKAPEERERGITISTAHVEYETDNRHYAHVDCPGHADYVKNMITGAAQMDGAILVVSAADGPMPQTKEHILLSRQVGVPYIVVFMNKADQVDDEELLELVEMEIRELLSEYEFPGDDTPIVKGSGLKVLESTSTDPNAPEYACILELMAEVDAYIPTPERKADLPFLMPVEDVFSITGRGTVATGRVERGQLKVSEEVEIVGLTDESRKVVVTGIEMFRKLLDYAEAGDNIGVLLRGVQRTEIERGQVLAKPGSITPHKKFQAQVYVLNKDEGGRHTPFFNNYRPQFYFRTTDVTGLITLPEGTEMCMPGDNVEMTVELITPIAIEEGLRFAIREGGRTVGSGAVTAIVE
- a CDS encoding ribosomal L7Ae/L30e/S12e/Gadd45 family protein — encoded protein: MLDELKNSKKLVGIKQSLKAIDKDIVLKLFIAKDADPALTGVVKDLYEKKGIDIEFIETSIELGKACGINIGAACAVIIK
- the rpoC gene encoding DNA-directed RNA polymerase subunit beta', producing the protein MVEFNSFEKIKIGLASPEKIREWSYGEVKKPETINYRTQKPEKDGLFCEKVFGPQRDWECHCGKYKRIRYKGVICDRCGVEVTRSKVRRERMGHIELATPVSHIWYFKGIPSRMGLLLDITPRILEKVLYFASYIVTDAGKTNLMDKQILSEKEYREAREKYGDKFSAGMGAAAIKELLKKVDLDKMSEDLKEEIQTASGQKKIKLIKTLEAVEAFRVSGNKPEWMILDVVPVIPPDLRPMVQLDGGRFAASDLNDLYRRVINRNNRLKKLLELHAPDIIVRNEKRMLQEAVDALIDNGRRGKPVVGPGNRPLKSLSDLLKGKQGRFRQNLLGKRVDYSGRSVIVVGPTLKLYQCGLPKEMALELFKPFVMKCLVEKGKAHNIKSAKRMVERVKDEVWDILEEVIKEHPVLLNRAPTLHRLGIQAFEPVLVEGRALKLHPLVCTAYNADFDGDQMAVHVPLSAEAQAEARFLMLSANNLLKPQDGKPVTVPTQDMILGSYYLTVVDENEPGTGKVFADFKEAILAYDNKAVGLHAPIKVRAYKEVDGVMQSKIIDATVGQIIFNENIPQDLKFKDREIVDGKLPETYFDLEITVPADKKMLGKIIDACIREHGTTDTVSVLDEIKALGFKYSTRGAVTVSVSDMVVPGEKKGFIDEAEKNVLEITKQFRRGLISDEERYNLVIEEWTKTTDKVTKALMNGLDKFNPIFMMANSGARGSVNQIRQLAGMRGLMANTTGKAIEIPIRANFREGLNILEYFISTRGARKGLADTALRTADSGYLTRRLVDVSQDIIIRADDCGTDEGIIINDIMDGNRVLESLEERLRGRYVLEDLVHPETGEILVDKDTMINEAIAKKICDAGIKEVKIRSVLGCHLRHGVCAKCYGKNLATNEKVNIGESVGIIAAQSIGEPGTQLTMRTFHSGGVAGDDITQGLPRIEELFEARRPKKFAIISDLDGKVSYSESKKKREITVTAEDGQAETYQIAYGYETKVKDGDFIKKGDPITGGSIYPHDILRVQGPEAVWKYLLKEVQMVYRNQGVDINDKHVEVIVRQMMRKVKVEDNGDSSFLTGSLVDTLEFASVNEELIKEGKIPAKGSVMLLGITKASLATDSFLSAASFQETTRVLTEAAIKGKCDPLIGLKENVIIGKLIPAGTGMNIYRDFGYHINSDEVEETEEIAE
- the rpsL gene encoding 30S ribosomal protein S12, whose amino-acid sequence is MPTFNQLVRKGRKSLNKKSTAPALQKGLNTLKKLPTDQSSPQKRGVCTSVKTTTPKKPNSALRKIARVRLTNGIEVSSYIPGIGHNLQEHSVVLIRGGRVKDLPGVRYHIIRGTLDTAGVANRNQSRSKYGAKRPKAAK
- the rpsG gene encoding 30S ribosomal protein S7, with product MPRKGNIPKREVLPDPLYNDVVVTKLINNIMLDGKKGVAQKIVYDAFDIVKEKSGKEAIEVFNEAMNNIMPLLEVKARRVGGATYQVPMEVRPERKQTLGLRWLTTYSRNRNERTMRERLAAEILDAANGTGGAVKKREDTHKMAEANKAFAHYRW
- the fusA gene encoding elongation factor G → MPREFSLEKTRNIGIMAHIDAGKTTTTERILYYTGRVHKVGETHEGGATMDWMEQEQERGITITSAATTAQWKGHRINIIDTPGHVDFTVEVERSLRVLDGSVTVFCAKGGVEPQSETVWRQADKYGVPRMAYVNKMDIMGADFYNVVSMMKDRLSCNAVPIQLPIGSEDTFKGIIDLVEMNADVYYDEMGNDMRVEEIPADMKDKADEYRNNLLESVAELDEDLMMKYLEGEEITTDEIKKVLRQATIDNKIVPVLCGTSYRNKGVQKLLDAVVDFMPAPVDIPAIKGIIPGTEIEEDRPADDNAPFSALAFKIMTDPYVGRLCFFRVYSGTLKSGSGLLNSTKNNKERIGRILQMHANHREDIEMVYSGDIAAGVGFKNTTTGDTLCDENHPIILESMEFPEPVIRVAIEPKTKAGQEKMGIALSKLAEEDPTFKTYTDDETGQTIIAGMGELHLEIIVDRLLREFKVEANVGKPQVSYKETIRKPVKIEHKYARQSGGKGQYGHVHLELIPQEPGTGYSFENKIVGGAIPKEYIPAVDAGVQGAMESGVLAGYNVVDVKVVLYDGSYHEVDSSEMAFKIAGSMAFKEGSKKAEPVLLEPIMKVVVVVPEDYMGDVIGDINSRRGRLEGMEARQGAQQINAFVPLSEMFGYATDLRSKTQGRGNYSMEPSHYEEVPKSVGEKIISARTNKAE